AGACGCCCGGTAGTCTTCATTCTTCGCAAATGTTTCTGCACGATCATGCACAAATCGGACACCTTCCAATTCTAACGCTTCTGCCAATTGATTTAAAAACTGAATGCGTTTGTTCAATGCATCAACAATGGTTACATGCATTTCTGGAAAGATAATTTTCAATGGAATACTAGGAAACCCTGCACCTGCGCCCACATCACACAAGTTGAGTGGTTGATTGAAATCATGATAAAAGCTCGGCGTGATGGAATCATAAAAATGTTTCAAATACACTTCATGCTTTTCAGTAATACTTGTTAAATTAATTTTCTCATTCCATTCTACAAGCATTTCATAATATTTTTCAAATTGTTGCTTTTGATGCTCAGATAAAGTGATCCCGTGCTCGCTTAATTGTGTCGCTAACCATTCTACGCTCATTTATTTCACCCTTTGAATTTTGCCTTGTTCTAAGTAGACTAATAAGATCGAAATATCGGCCGGATTAA
Above is a genomic segment from Staphylococcus delphini containing:
- the rsmG gene encoding 16S rRNA (guanine(527)-N(7))-methyltransferase RsmG → MSVEWLATQLSEHGITLSEHQKQQFEKYYEMLVEWNEKINLTSITEKHEVYLKHFYDSITPSFYHDFNQPLNLCDVGAGAGFPSIPLKIIFPEMHVTIVDALNKRIQFLNQLAEALELEGVRFVHDRAETFAKNEDYRASFDVVTARAVARMTVLSELCIPLVKKHGVFLALKSSKGQEELEEARFAVGVLGGRIERVDTFDLPEDAGERQIVTIEKRSQTPKKYPRKPGTPNKSPLVG